tgcactatatggcacttctggcggaccatccAAATGgcagggagagggtatttagggaccataacactaggctacataaaaatatgtaactgtcagaccacttcttttttaattctgggactgtgcgctccgtgctactgacagagttcactgctgcagcaacatgttgccaatcactctgctttttgatgttggcgatcccaatcccgtgaccgccgaacaaaactacctttcgggccttcatctcacccacaagtgtctccacttcaacctccgtgaaatttcgcttttatcagtaggcctacttctgccattgtttccgacaagacataaaacatctgagtctgttttatatgcagatcgaattcatgaggtcatttgcattgaccatttatggttaaaaagggggcgtgtacagggcggaacgtgaagctgattcagctgcgcacacctgtaggcactctgtgatttataaagcaaagattgcgtacggtgtgcgtacgcagggttttataaatctgaatattttttggcgcacgcaaagcttggcttctgggcgtacgcacatttttagtaacgatcccacgcacagttttataaatgagacccctggtttGTGACAGAACCGTCTGGGCAGACTGGCCACTGTTTGGAAAAAGGCCGGcccttttaaaaaaatactGGTAAGTGATTGGATGTACCACCTGTCAATCACCTCCTATCCCATCCCCTTACCATATGACGTACTAGGAGAGCGCCTGAGCTAACACTGTTATCAATCATGTCTGTAGAAGACTTTTGCCGTCTTTGTAAGGGAAATTTGCGCATTAAAGGCACTCTTTCGAACACAAAAAAGATATTTCCTTTAAGGAGGGTACCAAACGAGAAAAGTGTTAACGAACGACTAATGGCATTGGGGTTAACATTGTCTAATGACAACTCAAGATCGGGTCGAATTTGTAGATCGTGCTTTCGCTTGGTTGTAAGAATAGAAGAGGATTTTGCCGTTTTTAAAAAATGGCATGAAGCAGAGAAAGAAAGTGTGCCAGAAACACCATCTACCTCCTTAGAGGAACGGGTACCTGGCGAGGAAGTTAGTCTCGCGATATCTGGAGTTCACAGCATCCCTCCCGTCAGTGGAGAGAAACGGGCCAGGGAGCGCTCACCTTCAGAGACCACAAATTATGTTAATAAAAAACTTTGTACCGAAACACCAACTCCTAAATTGTCGAGGCCAACTGCTGAGATGCCGGTCAGGCGAAGTCTGACGGAGGTGAGTCTGTAGATCTTGTAGATGTTATGATGTAGATCTGATACTGctttatatataaacacatcgAGCACATAGGGATCTGCTCGATGTGTGTAGCCAGAACATTAGATCTATTCCCGGTTTATGGAGCTAAGGCTATTAAGTATTAAGTAGCCTACTATGGGAGGGTTAGAGATTCAAGAAGAATGTAACTATAAATATGATATTGTTCACCGAATTGAATGTAGTGTCCGCTTAAAGTTGATCCTAAATACATGTAGAAGTGTGGGATGGTCAGTAATAAATGTCAGATTGGACCCCAGGGAAAGTATTTGCAAGTATCCCAACCAAACATAACAATTCTAAAACTAGAAATAACGATGTAAACAACATAACATATCACTGTGCTTTACTACATAAATTGTCAATTACTAATAAACCCTTTGATATGTCTTTCAGGTTATTATTCACTACCCTTCTAATCCAAAGGGTGACAAGATGGAATGCCAAGCCAACATAGCAGGGATTGTGGAAAACATCACAAAGGAGAATTGGAGAACGGCTGCCAATCTGATTGTCCGACATAAAGAACTTTTTGGACGACTCAAGGAAAATTTCCTTAAAGTCATAGAGGATGAGAGCAAACTACTTTGTAACCCATACAAGGGCTTCATGCTGTGGCGGTCATCCGCGGCCGATTTAAAGGCATTTACATTTGCAAATTTGCTGTCGGATCTTGAGCGTTTGTCCCCATTCATGTTTTCTATA
The DNA window shown above is from Gadus chalcogrammus isolate NIFS_2021 chromosome 10, NIFS_Gcha_1.0, whole genome shotgun sequence and carries:
- the LOC130390619 gene encoding uncharacterized protein LOC130390619, which produces MSVEDFCRLCKGNLRIKGTLSNTKKIFPLRRVPNEKSVNERLMALGLTLSNDNSRSGRICRSCFRLVVRIEEDFAVFKKWHEAEKESVPETPSTSLEERVPGEEVSLAISGVHSIPPVSGEKRARERSPSETTNYVNKKLCTETPTPKLSRPTAEMPVRRSLTEVIIHYPSNPKGDKMECQANIAGIVENITKENWRTAANLIVRHKELFGRLKENFLKVIEDESKLLCNPYKGFMLWRSSAADLKAFTFANLLSDLERLSPFMFSIFSKITKRSPHSTCAAAAIALRGREPRLSAFAYCVDSVLMHGGAKKEVFKRLSKLGISTSHSSALTKQKESKLLAASEDIQNTQSRKEKMPVECDFES